The following are encoded together in the Streptomyces tsukubensis genome:
- a CDS encoding quinone oxidoreductase family protein yields the protein MHAIRIEEHGGPEVLRWTELPEPAPGPGEALVRLGAAGVNYMDVGARTGGGPGWAAPAVLGAEGMGHVVALGEGVQDLTVGDRVAWFYHPGSYAELLAVPADSLVKVPDGISDETAAAVMMQGLTASHLSTETYPIGPDDTAVVHAAAGGVGQLLTQMIRARGGRVIGLVSREEKVPLAKEAGAEQVLVHSGGGFETRIRELTDGRGADVVYDGGGTGTFRSSQLALRPHGVHAYYGPFMGTPTLRPTDLPNSILLTYPVVHHHVATRESLLRRTGEVFDLVLAGRLVPRVTGRYPLADAARAHADIESRRTTGKLLLLP from the coding sequence ATGCACGCGATCCGTATCGAGGAACACGGCGGCCCCGAGGTCCTGCGCTGGACCGAGCTGCCGGAGCCGGCACCGGGCCCCGGCGAGGCGCTGGTGCGGCTGGGCGCGGCCGGCGTGAACTACATGGATGTCGGCGCCCGCACCGGGGGTGGTCCTGGCTGGGCCGCGCCCGCGGTCCTCGGAGCCGAGGGGATGGGCCACGTCGTCGCCCTCGGTGAGGGGGTCCAGGACTTGACCGTCGGTGACCGGGTGGCCTGGTTCTACCACCCCGGCAGCTACGCGGAGTTGCTCGCCGTCCCCGCGGACTCGCTCGTCAAGGTGCCCGACGGCATCAGCGACGAGACCGCCGCCGCTGTGATGATGCAGGGCCTCACCGCCAGCCACCTGAGCACCGAGACCTATCCGATCGGCCCGGACGACACCGCGGTGGTGCACGCGGCGGCGGGCGGCGTCGGCCAGTTGCTCACGCAGATGATCAGGGCGCGCGGCGGCCGGGTGATCGGCCTCGTCTCCCGCGAGGAGAAGGTGCCCCTCGCGAAGGAGGCAGGGGCCGAGCAGGTACTGGTGCACTCCGGCGGCGGCTTCGAGACGCGGATCAGGGAGCTCACCGACGGCCGGGGCGCCGATGTCGTCTACGACGGCGGCGGTACCGGAACGTTCCGCTCCTCCCAACTGGCCCTGCGCCCGCACGGGGTGCACGCCTACTACGGCCCCTTCATGGGCACCCCGACGCTGCGCCCCACCGACCTCCCCAACAGCATCCTGCTGACCTATCCCGTGGTGCACCACCACGTGGCCACCCGCGAGTCCCTGCTGCGGCGGACGGGGGAGGTGTTCGACCTGGTCCTGGCGGGGCGGCTCGTCCCGCGCGTCACCGGCCGCTACCCGCTCGCTGACGCGGCCCGCGCCCACGCTGACATCGAGTCACGCCGTACCACCGGCAAACTGCTGCTCCTGCCCTGA
- a CDS encoding TetR/AcrR family transcriptional regulator: MQLTRKGAATRQRIVEGAADRIRAQGVFAVRLEDVMAHTATSKSQLFHYFPDGKDGLLLAVAQYEAARVIDEQQPELGALTSWAAWQRWRDKVVARYRSQGSDCPLHTALAQLGGTTDATRAVAGELLGRWHLQLTSGIRHMQDSGEIGHDLDADQEAAALLAGVQGGVLILMTTGDSTYLEAAVDRSIAHLRASVHHG, from the coding sequence ATGCAGTTGACCCGCAAGGGCGCCGCGACCAGGCAGCGCATCGTCGAGGGGGCCGCAGACCGGATTCGCGCGCAAGGTGTGTTCGCGGTACGGCTGGAGGACGTCATGGCCCACACGGCGACCAGCAAGAGCCAACTCTTCCACTATTTTCCCGATGGGAAGGACGGACTGCTCCTCGCTGTCGCCCAGTACGAGGCGGCCCGGGTGATCGACGAGCAGCAGCCGGAACTCGGCGCTCTCACTTCCTGGGCGGCCTGGCAGCGGTGGCGCGACAAGGTCGTCGCCCGCTACCGCTCCCAGGGCAGCGACTGCCCCCTCCACACGGCCCTGGCCCAACTGGGCGGGACCACCGACGCCACCAGGGCCGTGGCAGGCGAACTGCTCGGCCGGTGGCACCTACAACTCACCTCGGGAATCCGCCACATGCAGGACAGTGGCGAGATCGGGCATGACCTGGACGCCGATCAAGAGGCCGCGGCCCTGCTGGCGGGCGTCCAGGGCGGCGTGCTGATCCTCATGACCACGGGCGACTCCACTTACCTGGAGGCCGCTGTCGACCGGAGCATCGCCCATCTCCGCGCTTCCGTCCACCACGGCTGA
- a CDS encoding DUF4236 domain-containing protein: MPITFRKSFRILPGVRLNINKRSWSVTSGGSKGPRHTTSSTGRRTTSMDLPGPFGWRRTTKKAKRR, translated from the coding sequence ATGCCCATCACCTTCCGCAAGAGTTTCCGCATTTTGCCCGGGGTGCGGCTCAACATCAACAAGCGGTCGTGGTCTGTCACCTCCGGCGGCTCCAAGGGGCCGCGGCACACCACGAGCAGCACCGGGAGGCGCACCACGTCCATGGACCTTCCCGGTCCCTTCGGCTGGCGCAGGACCACCAAGAAGGCGAAGCGGCGCTGA
- a CDS encoding cytochrome P450 family protein produces the protein MTAPTPAPVPASDVAELLTDPYAAYGRLREAGPVHRVTGTDGLPAWLVTRYDDVRQAMADARLSLDKRHAASGGYRGMSLPPALDANLLNMEPPDHTRIRRLVSGAFTARQVERLREPVLRTAEQLLDAVAEQESFDLITAYAAPLPITVICDLLGVAPADRRDFRSWTDALFAPAPAGPSAAKETVAGLLAYFTQLMADKRSHPGDDLLSAMIAVRDQGDRLSEDELMSLAFLTLIAGYDNTVSLIGNAVLTLLHHPDQLAAVRTAPDRWSGAVEELARFDGPMPLAMRRFATEDITIAGVTVPAGETVLLSLAAAHRDPRHYPEPDRFDIGRDAGGHLALGHGIHYCLGAPLARMEGEIALRALFDRFPGLALEDPEADPRWRPSMRSRGLLSLPVRTGASG, from the coding sequence ATGACCGCTCCCACACCCGCGCCGGTGCCCGCCTCAGACGTGGCCGAGTTGCTCACCGACCCGTACGCGGCCTACGGGCGGCTGCGGGAGGCAGGGCCGGTCCACCGCGTCACAGGGACGGACGGCCTGCCCGCCTGGCTGGTCACTCGCTACGACGATGTGCGGCAGGCGATGGCGGACGCCCGGCTGTCCCTGGACAAACGGCATGCGGCGTCCGGTGGTTACCGAGGGATGTCGCTGCCGCCGGCTCTGGACGCCAACCTGCTCAACATGGAGCCGCCCGACCACACCCGTATCCGGCGGCTGGTCTCGGGGGCCTTCACTGCGCGCCAGGTGGAACGGTTGCGTGAGCCCGTCCTGCGTACGGCCGAGCAGTTGTTGGACGCCGTGGCGGAGCAGGAGTCCTTCGACCTGATCACCGCCTATGCCGCGCCCCTGCCCATCACCGTCATCTGCGACCTCCTCGGTGTGGCCCCCGCCGACCGGCGCGACTTCCGCTCCTGGACCGACGCCCTCTTCGCCCCCGCCCCGGCGGGTCCCTCGGCGGCGAAGGAGACGGTCGCCGGCCTGCTGGCCTACTTCACACAGCTCATGGCGGACAAACGCTCGCACCCCGGTGACGACCTGCTGTCCGCCATGATCGCGGTACGCGACCAGGGTGACCGGCTCAGCGAGGACGAACTGATGTCCCTCGCCTTCCTCACCCTGATCGCCGGGTACGACAACACGGTCAGCCTCATCGGCAACGCGGTACTGACCCTGCTCCACCACCCCGACCAGTTGGCCGCGGTACGCACCGCCCCCGACCGGTGGAGCGGGGCGGTGGAGGAACTGGCCCGTTTCGACGGGCCCATGCCGCTGGCGATGCGCCGGTTCGCCACCGAGGACATCACCATCGCCGGTGTCACCGTCCCCGCGGGCGAGACCGTCCTGCTGTCCCTCGCCGCCGCCCATCGAGACCCGCGCCACTACCCGGAACCCGACCGCTTCGACATCGGCAGGGACGCCGGTGGTCACCTCGCTCTCGGCCACGGCATCCACTATTGTCTGGGCGCCCCGCTGGCCCGGATGGAGGGCGAGATCGCCCTCCGCGCGCTCTTCGACCGGTTCCCCGGACTGGCCCTGGAGGACCCGGAGGCCGATCCGCGCTGGAGGCCCTCGATGCGCTCACGCGGACTCCTGTCACTACCGGTCAGGACAGGGGCGAGCGGTTGA
- a CDS encoding hypervirulence associated TUDOR domain-containing protein, translating into MAKEKKLNKGDQVEWSSHGHDVPGKVKKKITERAEVAGRTVDASKDEPQYEVESDKSGRDAVHKPESLRKKDSD; encoded by the coding sequence GTGGCAAAGGAAAAGAAGCTCAACAAGGGTGACCAGGTCGAGTGGAGCAGCCACGGGCATGACGTTCCCGGGAAAGTGAAGAAGAAGATCACGGAACGTGCCGAGGTGGCGGGCCGTACCGTCGACGCCTCGAAGGACGAACCGCAGTACGAGGTGGAGAGCGACAAATCAGGCCGCGACGCCGTCCACAAACCGGAGTCCCTGCGGAAGAAGGACAGCGACTGA
- a CDS encoding helix-turn-helix domain-containing protein translates to MADDYLVRIGKLIRDARQHRGWTQSQLAEALATSQSAVNRIERGNQNISLEMIARIGEALDSEIVSLGYSGPMHLRVVGGRRLSGSIDVKTSKNACVALLCASLLNKGRTVLRRVARIEEVYRLLEVLNSIGVRARWINDGTDLEIVPPARLDMDAIDAEAARRTRSIIMFLGPLLHKMDHFKLPYAGGCDLGTRTIEPHMIALRRFGLDITATDGLYHAEVERAVSPERPIVLTERGDTVTENALLAAARNDGVTVIRNASSNYMVQDLCFFLEALGVQVEGIGTTTLTVHGVPEIDTDVDYSPSEDPVEAMSLLAAAVVTESELTIRRAPVEFLEIELAVLEEMGLDHDRTPEYHADNGRTRLVDITVRPSKLEAPIDKIHPMPFPGLNIDNVPFFAAIAAVAQGKTLIHDWVYDNRAIYLTDLNRLGSRLQLLDPHRVLVEGPTRWRAAEMMCPPALRPAVVVLLAMMAAEGTSVLRNVYVINRGYEELAERLNSVGAQIETFRDI, encoded by the coding sequence ATGGCAGACGATTACCTTGTACGTATCGGCAAGCTCATCCGTGACGCCCGCCAGCACAGGGGCTGGACCCAGTCACAACTCGCCGAAGCCCTTGCGACAAGTCAGAGCGCGGTCAACCGGATTGAGCGTGGCAATCAGAACATCAGTCTTGAGATGATCGCCCGTATCGGCGAGGCGCTGGACAGCGAGATTGTCTCGCTCGGCTACTCGGGCCCGATGCACCTGCGGGTCGTCGGCGGGCGACGTCTCTCCGGTTCGATCGACGTCAAGACGAGCAAGAACGCGTGCGTGGCGCTGCTCTGCGCCTCCCTGCTGAACAAGGGCCGCACGGTGCTGCGGCGGGTGGCCCGTATCGAGGAGGTCTACCGTCTCCTCGAAGTGCTGAACTCCATCGGCGTCCGGGCCCGTTGGATCAACGACGGCACCGATCTGGAGATCGTCCCGCCGGCCAGGCTCGACATGGACGCCATCGACGCCGAGGCCGCGCGCAGGACCCGCTCCATCATCATGTTCCTCGGTCCGCTGCTGCACAAAATGGACCACTTCAAGCTCCCGTACGCGGGCGGCTGCGACCTGGGCACCCGGACGATCGAGCCGCACATGATCGCCCTGCGCCGCTTCGGCCTCGACATCACCGCGACGGACGGGCTCTACCACGCGGAGGTCGAGCGCGCGGTCTCCCCCGAGCGCCCCATCGTACTGACCGAGCGCGGGGACACCGTGACGGAGAACGCGCTCCTCGCCGCCGCGCGCAACGACGGCGTGACCGTCATCCGTAACGCCTCATCCAACTACATGGTCCAGGACCTCTGCTTCTTCCTGGAGGCGCTGGGCGTCCAGGTCGAGGGGATCGGCACCACCACGCTCACCGTGCACGGCGTACCCGAGATCGACACGGACGTGGACTACTCCCCCTCCGAGGACCCGGTGGAGGCGATGAGCCTGCTGGCCGCAGCGGTGGTCACCGAGTCGGAACTGACCATCCGCAGGGCACCCGTCGAATTCCTGGAGATCGAACTCGCGGTCCTTGAGGAGATGGGTCTCGACCACGACCGCACTCCGGAGTACCACGCCGACAACGGACGTACCCGGCTGGTCGACATCACCGTCCGCCCCTCCAAGCTGGAGGCGCCGATCGACAAGATCCACCCGATGCCCTTCCCCGGCCTCAACATCGACAACGTGCCCTTCTTCGCCGCCATCGCCGCGGTCGCGCAGGGCAAGACGCTGATCCACGACTGGGTGTACGACAACCGGGCGATCTACCTGACGGACCTGAACCGGCTGGGCAGCAGGCTCCAACTCCTCGACCCCCACCGGGTCCTGGTCGAGGGGCCGACCCGCTGGCGGGCCGCCGAGATGATGTGCCCGCCCGCGCTGCGCCCCGCCGTGGTCGTCCTGCTCGCGATGATGGCCGCCGAGGGCACGTCGGTGCTGCGCAACGTCTACGTCATCAACCGAGGTTACGAGGAGCTGGCCGAGCGGCTCAATTCGGTCGGCGCGCAGATCGAGACGTTCAGGGACATCTAG